Proteins co-encoded in one Paracrocinitomix mangrovi genomic window:
- the rpmG gene encoding 50S ribosomal protein L33 translates to MAKKGNRIQVILECTEHKESGMPGTSRYVTTKNRKNTPDRLELKKFNPILKRYTIHKEIK, encoded by the coding sequence ATGGCTAAGAAAGGAAATAGAATCCAGGTTATTCTTGAGTGCACTGAGCACAAAGAAAGTGGTATGCCTGGAACTTCAAGATACGTGACTACGAAAAATCGTAAAAACACTCCTGATAGATTAGAGTTGAAAAAATTCAATCCAATCTTAAAGAGATACACGATTCACAAAGAAATTAAGTAA
- the rpmB gene encoding 50S ribosomal protein L28: MARVCQLTGKRVMSGNNVSHAMNKTKRKFYPNLITKKFYLPEEDKHITLKISASALRTVNKKGITACIKEAREKGYLK, from the coding sequence ATGGCGAGAGTTTGTCAATTAACAGGAAAGAGAGTAATGAGCGGGAACAATGTTTCTCACGCTATGAATAAAACTAAAAGAAAGTTTTATCCAAACCTTATTACTAAGAAGTTTTATCTTCCAGAAGAGGATAAGCATATTACTTTGAAAATTTCAGCTTCTGCTTTAAGAACTGTTAATAAGAAGGGTATTACAGCTTGCATTAAAGAAGCAAGAGAAAAAGGATATTTAAAATAG
- a CDS encoding competence/damage-inducible protein A: protein MIAEIITIGDEILVGQTVDTNSAWMARKLKLIGIPIGRIISIADTKKAIVETLDDAMSRADLILITGGLGPTKDDITKHVLTEYFNDELTLYQDISDRIEAYFKSNSRVFLEVNRQQAMLPKNAKIVRNDLGTASGMWFKKDGKDIISMPGVPYEMKGLMEKVILELKEKHQLGDFYHRTVLFQGVPESVLANEIADLENEIRAKKINLSYLPSTGQVKVRLTATSEKEEDIAHYIEEIVSRFPKAFFGYEEDRLEAVIGKILSEQGKTLGTVESCTGGAVAERIVAVSGSSDYYKGSIVSYAYELKEKLVGVSNEDLWKHGAVSEQVITQMAKGGIEKMDVDYCIATSGIAGPTGGTDEKPVGTVWIAIGTRDKVYAKRFNFKQNRKRNIESTVVYALNYLRRVILGLEDEDTKNADI, encoded by the coding sequence ATGATTGCTGAAATTATCACAATTGGAGATGAGATTTTAGTGGGTCAAACAGTTGACACCAACTCTGCTTGGATGGCCCGCAAATTAAAACTAATTGGAATTCCTATTGGCCGTATTATAAGCATTGCAGATACAAAAAAGGCAATTGTAGAAACTTTAGATGATGCCATGTCCCGGGCTGATTTGATTTTAATTACCGGAGGATTAGGTCCTACTAAAGATGATATCACCAAGCATGTTTTAACAGAATACTTCAATGATGAATTGACCTTATATCAAGATATATCTGACAGAATTGAAGCATATTTTAAATCAAATTCGCGTGTTTTTCTTGAAGTAAATCGGCAGCAAGCCATGCTACCAAAAAATGCCAAAATAGTTCGCAATGACCTTGGTACTGCTTCAGGAATGTGGTTTAAAAAAGATGGTAAAGATATTATCTCAATGCCAGGCGTGCCTTATGAGATGAAAGGTTTAATGGAAAAGGTAATTCTTGAATTAAAAGAGAAACATCAATTAGGAGATTTTTATCATAGAACGGTTTTATTTCAGGGTGTTCCGGAATCTGTTTTAGCAAACGAAATTGCAGATTTAGAAAATGAAATAAGAGCAAAAAAAATAAACCTGTCTTACCTTCCAAGTACGGGACAAGTGAAAGTTAGACTGACTGCAACATCTGAAAAAGAAGAAGATATAGCCCATTATATAGAAGAAATTGTTTCTCGTTTTCCAAAAGCCTTTTTTGGATATGAAGAAGACAGATTGGAAGCTGTGATTGGTAAAATATTATCTGAACAAGGCAAAACACTTGGCACAGTTGAAAGTTGCACAGGTGGTGCAGTTGCTGAGAGAATAGTTGCTGTATCCGGTTCCTCTGATTATTATAAAGGAAGTATTGTTTCATATGCCTATGAACTCAAAGAAAAGTTAGTGGGAGTTTCAAATGAAGATTTATGGAAACATGGCGCAGTGAGCGAACAGGTTATTACTCAAATGGCCAAAGGCGGAATTGAAAAAATGGATGTAGATTATTGTATTGCTACATCAGGAATAGCAGGACCTACAGGTGGTACGGATGAAAAACCTGTTGGAACCGTTTGGATAGCAATTGGCACAAGAGATAAGGTATATGCCAAACGATTTAATTTCAAACAAAATAGAAAAAGAAATATTGAATCAACTGTTGTGTATGCCTTGAATTATCTGCGTAGAGTGATACTTGGATTGGAAGATGAAGACACAAAAAATGCCGATATTTGA
- a CDS encoding DUF4197 domain-containing protein: MKKLKIFLGVFLALSLTQCDVLEDVAGSVTSGSGTGDEGNKLTNDEVIAGLKEALKIGIDKGATKASALDGFYKNPKIFIPWPEDAQKVKDWAIDKGMDGKVNEIEEKFNRAAETASAKAKPIFVNAITGMTVSDGFAILNGSDTAATHYLRKTTWSPLKGEFKPVVHDAVESVEVMKYWEPVANGYNKIAKITGKDEVNTDIDEYVTNKGMNGLFYLISEQEKKIRLDPVAQVTDLLKKVFGSVMNN; this comes from the coding sequence ATGAAAAAGCTAAAAATATTTTTGGGAGTATTCTTGGCACTTTCTTTAACTCAATGTGATGTTTTAGAAGATGTGGCAGGATCAGTAACTTCAGGTTCGGGAACAGGAGATGAGGGAAATAAATTGACAAATGATGAGGTAATTGCCGGATTAAAGGAAGCCTTAAAAATAGGAATTGATAAAGGTGCGACTAAAGCTTCAGCTTTGGACGGTTTTTATAAGAATCCAAAAATATTTATTCCATGGCCGGAGGACGCTCAAAAAGTAAAAGACTGGGCTATTGATAAGGGAATGGACGGTAAGGTAAATGAGATTGAAGAAAAATTCAATCGTGCTGCTGAAACAGCTTCTGCTAAAGCTAAACCGATTTTTGTAAATGCTATTACCGGTATGACTGTAAGTGATGGTTTTGCAATTTTGAATGGTTCAGATACTGCTGCTACTCACTATTTGAGAAAAACAACTTGGTCTCCATTAAAAGGTGAGTTTAAACCAGTAGTTCATGATGCCGTTGAGTCTGTTGAGGTAATGAAGTACTGGGAACCTGTTGCAAATGGATACAATAAAATTGCAAAGATTACTGGTAAAGACGAGGTGAATACAGATATTGATGAATACGTTACCAATAAAGGAATGAACGGTTTATTCTATTTAATTTCAGAACAAGAAAAGAAAATTAGATTAGATCCTGTTGCACAGGTAACAGATTTGCTGAAGAAAGTATTTGGTTCAGTAATGAACAACTAA
- a CDS encoding YARHG domain-containing protein, which translates to MYKLNFLFLLFASLFINSCGNGQAENETEETTEEISEEATENVVEGESNSNVMNPRTFGGEKNENQNFIDNMLPAADKANSDMLGCYVGDFGKNMINITLYKAENGKAEGYSVCAGNFRKIKGTYEKAPDGHYEFLMEEPGDDKYDGTFDFTLNTADNLITGSWIPFKKEGNSSKNYSLKKRKYKYDPTVGKYPQASQRELTDEDVNNLLEEELAEMRNEIYARHGYSFKNKDWRYHFEDKDWYMPMGVDIRDKLTDVEAINIELIYEYESYFEEYYDDYGR; encoded by the coding sequence ATGTATAAATTAAATTTCCTGTTTTTATTATTCGCAAGCTTATTTATTAACAGTTGCGGAAATGGACAAGCTGAAAATGAAACTGAAGAGACCACTGAAGAAATTTCAGAAGAAGCAACAGAGAATGTTGTAGAAGGTGAATCAAACTCAAACGTAATGAACCCTCGTACTTTTGGAGGAGAAAAAAATGAAAATCAAAATTTCATTGATAACATGTTACCGGCAGCTGACAAAGCCAATAGTGATATGTTAGGATGTTATGTTGGTGATTTTGGCAAAAACATGATCAACATTACACTTTATAAAGCGGAAAACGGAAAAGCAGAAGGATATTCAGTTTGTGCAGGGAATTTTAGAAAAATTAAAGGTACGTATGAAAAAGCACCGGATGGCCACTACGAGTTTTTAATGGAGGAACCTGGAGATGATAAATATGACGGAACTTTTGATTTTACATTGAATACGGCAGATAATTTAATAACAGGAAGTTGGATACCTTTTAAAAAAGAAGGAAACTCTTCAAAAAATTACTCGCTTAAAAAACGCAAATACAAATATGACCCTACAGTAGGTAAATACCCTCAGGCTTCACAAAGAGAGCTTACAGATGAAGATGTAAACAACTTGTTAGAAGAAGAATTAGCTGAAATGAGAAATGAGATTTACGCAAGACATGGATACAGCTTTAAAAACAAAGATTGGAGGTATCATTTTGAAGATAAAGATTGGTACATGCCAATGGGAGTAGACATTAGAGACAAATTAACAGATGTAGAAGCAATCAATATTGAATTGATTTATGAATACGAAAGTTATTTTGAAGAATACTATGATGATTATGGTAGATAA
- a CDS encoding DUF2306 domain-containing protein — MVLLSVPYFELDTNVAFLRIKQWVFRTQPAAVSNVWIVAFFIHVFTSILALIAGFTQFNKPMLNNRIHKAYGEVYIAVILVFSGPSGLIMGFFANGGWLSVLAFTMLSILWIFFTFRAFTAVKARNFELHAKYMYRSYALTLSAVTLRLWKFVIANYIYEMPPMDLYRLVGWLGWVPNLLIAEYLIYRGKHLNLLKKRLHENKPNY; from the coding sequence ATGGTGCTATTAAGTGTACCATATTTTGAGTTGGACACGAACGTGGCTTTTTTAAGAATTAAGCAATGGGTTTTTAGAACACAGCCCGCAGCAGTATCTAATGTTTGGATAGTAGCCTTTTTTATTCATGTGTTCACTAGTATTCTTGCATTAATAGCCGGTTTTACACAGTTTAATAAGCCAATGTTGAATAACAGAATTCATAAAGCTTATGGAGAGGTGTATATTGCTGTTATTTTAGTTTTTAGTGGACCTTCTGGATTGATAATGGGATTTTTTGCCAATGGTGGATGGTTATCTGTCCTGGCCTTTACAATGCTTTCTATTTTGTGGATTTTTTTTACGTTCAGGGCTTTTACTGCTGTTAAAGCAAGAAACTTTGAATTGCATGCCAAATACATGTATAGAAGTTATGCTTTAACATTATCTGCCGTAACTTTGAGACTTTGGAAGTTTGTAATTGCAAACTATATTTACGAAATGCCTCCTATGGATTTGTACAGATTGGTAGGGTGGTTAGGATGGGTACCAAATTTGCTCATTGCTGAATATTTGATCTATAGAGGCAAACATTTAAACTTATTGAAAAAGAGATTACATGAAAATAAGCCTAATTACTGA
- a CDS encoding glycosyltransferase family 4 protein: MKISLITDGIVPYVSGGMQKHSYYLAKYFALNGIQVDLYHTQTNPEYDIETLEVFTPEEKKYINSIVVPFPPPGKIPGHYLRRSKKYSKGVLKAFLKQEPSDFVYVKGFAGWSLLKAKARGVITPPVAINFHGLNMYQKPANFRSKLEAIMFRPAVKFNLLNADYVFSYGGQITRILENIGIAAEHILEFPGGIDESWLDDRIEHHKIRRFLYVGRYERLKGIQEINQTVLELKGKYQFEFHCIGPIPDGLKLNESFVKYWGTNLPESKVKEIYKMCDVVLCPSHSEGMPNVLLEGFAQSLTAIGTKVGGIPAIIKNGNGWLIENPTVEDISNAMIDAINIDEDLLDKMKLQAYQDIKSNFLWPDLIGRKIQLIQNIISTH; encoded by the coding sequence ATGAAAATAAGCCTAATTACTGACGGGATAGTGCCTTATGTTTCCGGTGGAATGCAAAAACATTCGTATTATCTAGCAAAATATTTTGCATTAAATGGTATTCAGGTTGATTTATATCACACACAAACTAATCCCGAGTATGATATAGAAACACTGGAAGTTTTTACTCCAGAAGAAAAAAAATACATCAATTCAATTGTTGTTCCATTTCCACCTCCAGGAAAAATCCCTGGACATTATTTAAGAAGATCCAAAAAATACTCCAAGGGAGTTCTAAAAGCATTTCTTAAACAAGAACCTTCAGATTTTGTTTATGTCAAAGGTTTTGCTGGATGGAGTTTGTTAAAGGCAAAAGCAAGAGGTGTAATAACACCTCCGGTAGCAATTAACTTTCATGGTTTAAATATGTATCAAAAGCCGGCTAATTTTAGAAGTAAATTGGAAGCAATTATGTTTCGTCCAGCGGTAAAATTCAATTTGTTGAATGCAGATTATGTTTTTTCTTATGGAGGTCAAATCACAAGAATTCTTGAAAATATTGGCATAGCAGCTGAACATATTCTCGAATTTCCGGGTGGAATTGACGAAAGTTGGTTAGATGATCGAATAGAGCATCATAAAATCAGAAGGTTCTTATATGTGGGAAGATATGAAAGGTTAAAAGGAATTCAGGAGATTAATCAAACAGTTTTGGAATTAAAAGGTAAGTATCAATTTGAGTTTCATTGTATTGGACCAATACCTGATGGTCTAAAATTAAATGAGTCATTTGTTAAGTATTGGGGAACAAATTTGCCTGAAAGTAAAGTGAAAGAAATATATAAAATGTGTGATGTTGTGCTCTGTCCAAGTCATTCGGAGGGAATGCCAAATGTTTTGTTGGAAGGATTTGCACAATCTTTGACTGCGATTGGTACTAAGGTGGGGGGGATTCCCGCTATTATTAAAAATGGTAATGGTTGGTTGATTGAAAATCCTACTGTTGAAGATATTTCAAATGCCATGATTGATGCGATAAATATTGATGAGGATTTATTGGATAAAATGAAGTTACAAGCATATCAAGATATTAAATCCAATTTTTTATGGCCTGATTTAATAGGAAGAAAAATTCAATTAATTCAAAATATTATATCAACTCATTAA
- a CDS encoding ABC transporter permease subunit, which translates to MNKNLYLKELRRNRKNLITWTLIVVGFTVMVLSIYPFMSEMGKDMAMLIDSMPVELQKAMGMDADTWRHILGFYSTYYGIYIIVLISIYTASTGATIISKEERDRTAEFLLTKPLKRSEIVFTKIMSLLTLTLIIYLIQLLSAVLGVMAFGKGTFEWDTFFILHISGLALIILFTTIGVIISMFVRPKKNFMGIVVGITFGSYFINAISKSTDATSWLGYFTPFHYLDFNVNDPEYSLNYLAVIIYIILGASLLYITNLIYNKKDIEG; encoded by the coding sequence ATGAACAAGAATTTATATTTAAAAGAATTACGCCGCAACAGAAAAAATTTAATTACCTGGACATTGATTGTAGTTGGGTTTACCGTAATGGTGCTCTCAATTTATCCCTTCATGAGTGAAATGGGTAAGGACATGGCTATGTTAATTGATAGCATGCCTGTTGAACTTCAAAAGGCCATGGGAATGGATGCAGACACCTGGAGGCACATTCTTGGATTTTATAGTACATATTATGGAATTTATATCATTGTATTGATTAGTATCTATACGGCATCCACAGGTGCTACAATTATTTCAAAAGAGGAAAGAGATAGAACTGCAGAATTTCTGTTAACTAAACCTCTTAAAAGATCTGAAATAGTATTTACCAAGATAATGTCACTACTCACTTTAACCTTGATAATATATCTTATCCAATTGCTTTCTGCTGTATTAGGTGTTATGGCTTTTGGAAAAGGAACATTTGAATGGGATACTTTCTTTATCCTTCACATAAGTGGTTTGGCATTAATTATCTTATTTACCACTATAGGCGTGATCATTTCAATGTTTGTACGTCCAAAAAAGAACTTTATGGGAATTGTTGTTGGTATTACATTTGGAAGCTATTTTATAAATGCAATCTCAAAATCAACTGACGCTACGTCTTGGTTAGGATACTTTACACCATTTCATTATTTAGACTTCAATGTAAATGACCCTGAGTATAGCTTGAACTATTTGGCTGTTATTATTTATATCATTTTAGGAGCGTCATTATTATACATCACTAATTTGATATACAACAAAAAAGATATTGAAGGTTAA
- a CDS encoding ABC transporter ATP-binding protein has product MLAIETNNLTKYYGKSPGMLNVNLSINKGEVFGFIGPNGAGKSTTIRTLLGLLVPTSGTGKIMGMDIVEDGHKIRQKIGYLPSEVNYYEEMSSLELLEYSARFYPNTDKSKIAELADYFELDLKKPITDLSFGNKKKCAIIESVLHDPEILILDEPTSGLDPLMQNRFFDLLREKNKNGTTIFFSSHVLSEIQRLCHRAAVIRKGEITAVEDIQTLLEKQMKRVRLVLKEGLTSINFPEGVQNEKIQDNKIMFEYVGKIKDLISWIQKLDVIDVVMEEPDLESIFMNYYER; this is encoded by the coding sequence ATGTTAGCAATTGAAACAAATAATCTGACAAAGTATTACGGCAAAAGCCCCGGAATGCTAAACGTTAATCTGTCAATAAATAAAGGAGAGGTTTTCGGTTTTATAGGTCCTAACGGAGCAGGAAAATCTACAACTATCCGAACTTTATTAGGTTTGCTGGTACCAACATCCGGAACTGGGAAAATAATGGGAATGGACATAGTTGAAGATGGACATAAAATCCGACAAAAAATCGGCTATCTCCCTTCTGAAGTTAACTATTATGAGGAAATGTCTTCGTTGGAATTACTGGAATATTCAGCTAGATTTTACCCAAATACAGATAAATCAAAAATTGCTGAACTGGCAGATTATTTTGAGCTTGATCTCAAGAAACCAATTACAGATCTTTCTTTTGGAAACAAAAAGAAATGTGCCATCATAGAAAGCGTTTTACACGATCCAGAAATTTTAATTCTTGATGAACCTACTTCAGGTTTAGATCCATTAATGCAAAATAGATTCTTTGACTTACTGCGTGAGAAAAATAAAAATGGTACCACCATCTTTTTCAGCTCTCATGTACTTTCTGAAATACAAAGACTTTGTCACAGAGCTGCTGTCATCAGAAAAGGTGAAATAACTGCTGTAGAAGACATTCAAACCCTTTTAGAAAAGCAAATGAAGAGAGTAAGGCTTGTCTTAAAAGAAGGTTTAACCTCTATTAACTTTCCTGAAGGAGTTCAAAATGAAAAAATACAGGACAACAAAATCATGTTTGAATATGTAGGAAAAATCAAGGATCTCATATCATGGATTCAAAAATTAGATGTAATTGATGTGGTGATGGAAGAACCGGATTTGGAATCAATATTCATGAACTATTACGAAAGATAA
- a CDS encoding TetR/AcrR family transcriptional regulator, which translates to MSPRTTEQFEQIRNERSQEILDAALKVFAEDGYHAASISKIAKKAGISKGLLYNYFNSKEEVLKQLLSTLFKEVVETMQLEDINLTDTTMSKFIDDTFDILDKKRSYWKLYFSMVSQKEVNEVSRDVMLPKIMPFIEKMITYFAAKEHEDPASYMRYFMASMDGAKMQYLFDPNNFPIEKVKYYIKQEFINP; encoded by the coding sequence ATGTCACCTAGAACGACAGAACAATTTGAGCAAATTAGAAATGAACGGAGTCAAGAAATTCTTGATGCCGCGCTAAAAGTATTTGCTGAAGACGGGTACCATGCAGCTTCCATCTCGAAAATTGCAAAAAAGGCAGGCATCTCAAAAGGTCTATTATACAATTACTTTAACAGCAAAGAAGAAGTATTAAAACAGCTATTAAGTACACTTTTTAAAGAAGTTGTAGAAACTATGCAACTAGAGGACATTAACTTAACGGATACTACTATGTCAAAATTTATAGATGATACTTTTGATATCCTGGATAAAAAAAGATCCTACTGGAAACTATATTTTTCAATGGTATCTCAAAAAGAAGTTAATGAAGTTTCTAGAGATGTAATGCTACCCAAAATAATGCCTTTTATTGAAAAAATGATCACCTACTTTGCTGCTAAAGAACATGAAGATCCGGCTTCATATATGCGCTACTTCATGGCTTCAATGGACGGAGCTAAAATGCAGTACTTATTTGATCCCAACAACTTCCCTATTGAGAAAGTGAAATATTATATAAAACAAGAATTTATAAACCCTTGA
- the pheT gene encoding phenylalanine--tRNA ligase subunit beta produces the protein MKISLNWLKQYIDTNLEPQEIARILTDTGLEVEGIEKIETIQGGLEGVVIGEVKSKEKHPDADRLNVTTVDIGTGELLQIVCGAPNVATGQKVVVATVGCTLFPEPDKAFKIKKSKIRGVESFGMICAEDELGLGDDHDGIMVLDENAVIGTPAKQFFNVESDYLIEIGLTPNRSDAMGHIGVARDLKAFLNFHNKANINLNVPHPIQAKSNSNGINITVEDYDACPRYAGAVLTNIKIAPSPSWLQNRLLSIGLKPINNIVDITNFVMFETGNPLHAFDLSVVNGNVIVRKARKGEKLVTLDEVERELNTEDLMICNENGAMCIGGVYGGLHSGVQENTNAIFLEAAYFNPVTVRKTAKRHGLSTDSSFRFERGVDPNNVINAMNRAISLIVEITGAELGQTYDLYPTEIEQQKVQFKCDRIRSLIGVDITDDQICSILKELDIQTEKKGELIEASIPTYRVDVTREADIAEEVLRIYGFNNVPIPAKLNSSITPRANDNNEVIYNLIADLLANRGFYEIMNNSLSSSSIWDQIKTTSFSPDKDVKILNPLSNELDVMRQTLLFGGLKSIEHNQNRQHADLKFFEFGNDYRFNADKELKYPQRKKLGIWVTGNKTAENWTNAQVEADFFYLKGIVEAILTKLGIFKNPMISSSLNDLYEDGINYAIAKKSVVDVGWIRKDVLKAFGIKKPVFYANFDWQVIEDICVINNVKAKAIPKTHYVRRDFSLLLDKKVTFLEINALSKEVDNKILRKVGLFDVYEGKNLPADKKSYAVKFIFQDDEKTLKDQQVDAIMDKIRNKLETALGAELR, from the coding sequence ATGAAAATATCCCTTAACTGGCTAAAACAATACATTGATACAAACCTTGAACCTCAAGAGATAGCTCGTATATTAACTGATACAGGACTGGAAGTAGAAGGAATCGAGAAAATTGAAACTATTCAAGGAGGTTTAGAAGGTGTTGTAATTGGAGAAGTAAAATCTAAAGAAAAGCATCCGGATGCTGATAGACTAAACGTTACAACTGTTGACATAGGAACTGGTGAATTACTTCAGATTGTTTGTGGGGCTCCAAATGTTGCCACAGGACAAAAAGTTGTGGTTGCTACAGTTGGATGTACACTTTTTCCAGAACCGGACAAAGCTTTTAAAATCAAAAAGTCTAAAATCAGAGGAGTTGAATCATTCGGTATGATTTGCGCTGAAGATGAATTAGGTTTAGGAGATGATCATGACGGTATAATGGTGCTAGATGAAAATGCGGTAATCGGTACACCTGCAAAGCAGTTTTTTAATGTTGAGAGTGATTATTTGATTGAAATAGGCTTAACACCTAATAGATCTGATGCTATGGGGCATATTGGTGTAGCTAGAGATTTAAAAGCATTTTTGAATTTTCATAACAAAGCTAACATCAACCTTAATGTACCGCATCCAATACAAGCCAAATCAAATTCAAACGGAATTAATATTACCGTTGAAGATTATGATGCTTGCCCAAGATACGCAGGTGCCGTGCTTACTAATATAAAGATAGCTCCTTCCCCTTCATGGTTACAGAATAGATTATTATCAATAGGTCTTAAACCAATTAACAATATTGTAGATATTACAAATTTTGTAATGTTTGAAACAGGCAATCCTTTACATGCATTTGATTTAAGCGTTGTAAACGGAAATGTAATCGTGAGAAAAGCGAGGAAAGGTGAAAAACTAGTAACGCTAGATGAAGTAGAAAGAGAATTGAATACAGAGGACCTGATGATTTGCAATGAAAATGGTGCAATGTGTATTGGGGGAGTTTATGGAGGATTACATTCAGGTGTTCAGGAAAATACAAATGCAATCTTTCTTGAGGCAGCATATTTTAATCCGGTTACAGTAAGAAAAACAGCCAAAAGACATGGTTTAAGTACAGATTCATCATTCAGGTTTGAAAGAGGTGTTGATCCAAACAATGTGATCAACGCAATGAACAGAGCCATTTCTCTTATTGTTGAGATAACCGGAGCGGAATTGGGACAAACCTACGACCTCTACCCTACTGAAATTGAACAACAAAAGGTACAATTCAAGTGCGATCGAATCAGGTCACTTATTGGAGTTGATATAACTGATGATCAGATTTGCTCAATTTTAAAGGAATTAGATATACAAACCGAGAAGAAGGGTGAATTAATAGAAGCTTCTATCCCTACTTACAGAGTAGATGTAACAAGAGAGGCAGACATTGCAGAAGAAGTATTGAGAATTTATGGATTCAACAATGTACCTATCCCTGCCAAATTGAACTCTTCTATTACACCTAGAGCAAACGATAACAATGAAGTTATTTATAATCTCATTGCCGATTTATTGGCTAACAGAGGTTTTTATGAAATAATGAATAACTCATTGTCAAGCAGTAGCATTTGGGATCAAATTAAAACAACCTCTTTTTCACCTGATAAAGATGTGAAAATATTAAATCCTCTATCTAATGAATTGGACGTTATGCGCCAAACTCTTTTGTTTGGAGGACTCAAAAGCATAGAACACAACCAAAATAGACAGCACGCAGATTTGAAATTTTTTGAATTTGGAAATGATTATAGATTCAATGCTGATAAGGAACTTAAATATCCGCAAAGAAAAAAATTGGGTATTTGGGTAACAGGAAACAAAACAGCTGAAAATTGGACCAACGCTCAAGTTGAAGCAGACTTCTTTTACTTAAAAGGTATAGTAGAAGCAATTTTAACTAAGCTAGGAATCTTTAAAAACCCTATGATTTCCTCTTCATTAAATGATCTTTATGAGGATGGTATTAACTATGCAATTGCTAAAAAATCAGTTGTAGATGTAGGATGGATCAGAAAAGATGTACTAAAAGCTTTTGGAATAAAAAAACCTGTATTCTATGCTAATTTTGATTGGCAGGTAATTGAGGATATTTGTGTAATCAATAACGTCAAAGCAAAAGCAATTCCTAAAACTCACTATGTGAGGAGAGACTTTTCTTTATTATTAGATAAAAAAGTAACATTCTTAGAAATTAATGCTTTATCTAAAGAGGTGGACAATAAAATCCTAAGAAAAGTTGGTTTATTTGACGTATATGAAGGAAAAAATTTACCGGCAGACAAAAAATCTTATGCGGTGAAATTCATTTTCCAGGATGACGAAAAAACCTTGAAAGACCAGCAAGTTGATGCCATAATGGATAAAATCCGCAACAAACTGGAAACAGCATTAGGAGCTGAACTTCGTTAA